The sequence below is a genomic window from Coffea arabica cultivar ET-39 chromosome 8e, Coffea Arabica ET-39 HiFi, whole genome shotgun sequence.
GGTAGGaaaatgctttctaaaatccagAAAATAAAAAACCATTTGACGTGACTTGGAACctattattttgttattgagTCAACAAATGTTTCTTTCCTATTTTAACTTGTCTAACATTTTGTAACATCGATTGACCATTAAATTGGTACTCAAGTTCAAAATTTCGGAAACATTATCTCAGCAGACCCTAATATCTCTGCAGATTAAAATTAATGGCCGATTATTTTGTTTATCATCTCATAGAATACTAGAAAATAATAAATCAACTCTGTAACTCTTTGGCTATCAGATATACGGTAAGGGATCCAAAGGTTGATTTTTGAATGTCATGTTTGCTGTAGGCAGCATTCTCACAATTGTGCTTTTGTTATCGTGCTTTTCTTTGTGTTGCTGGTGTTGCAATGATAATACCTCACAAATGGGAGTAGACGATATGGAACTGGAACATGCTTTATAAGCTCCTCGATGACTAGGTGAATCAAGTGTCGTGTTTTATTAAACCTGCACTGACAAGGATACCTCACAAATGTTATTTGAAAAACATTTGACAGTATGTAATGCGCAAAGCCAATGCGTGAGTACTCGACAATTTTAAATATGAAATCATACACTGTACAACAATTTCCTTTTAACATGCATACACTGGTTTACTTGTTTATATGTATCTGTATGTAGGTGTTCTGTCTTTAGGTGTTCCAGAGTGCTACCTCGTTtggtgaaaaaaaataaaaggctgTGTGTTGTACTTTGTAACTGATCTTTTTATTGTCTTTTGAGCAGGCTGCTCTCTATGAGACTGATTTTCGGCCTGTTCCACTGGAAGAATACATTAAAGTGGGTTACACCATCTATAACAAAGAAATGAACATCGTTAGGACAATTCCTAAAATAGCTGATATTGGTGGTAAAGATCCAGATCATATCGTTGAATTATGCAATGAGATTGTtcaagaaggtcactcagtttTGATATTTTGCTCGAGTCGGAAAGGATGCGAGTCAACTGCTAGACATGTTGTAAAGTACCTTAAGAAGTTTTCTGTCAGCCCCCAGAATGGTCAGAATGAGTTAATGGATCTTGAATTTGCTATTGATGCCTTGCGTAGATCTCCGGCAGGTTTAGATCCTGTACTAGAAGAGACTCTTCCTGCTGGCGTAGCCTATCACCATGCTGGCCTTACGGTGTGTTTTCAATTTTagtcttttggaatgaattttatGCTAGCATTGGTTGCTGTTCTCTTGTTGAACTTATCTATAGTGGATTTTGTGGTCTTGCCTTTTGTGAGGAATTGTATTTCTTTTTGCCAATTCTCATATATTTCTAGTTATCTGCAATATCCATCCTATAGTTTCCTCCTGACATGCTGGATCTGTAATTGTGaaggttgaagaaagggaaactGTTGAAACATGTTACCGTAAAGGATTTGTGCGGGTCTTAACGGCAACATCTACATTGGCTGCTGGTGTGAACCTGCCTGCAAGGAGAGTCATTTTCCGGCAACCTCGTATTGGTCGTGATTTTATTGATGGGACAAGATACAGGCAGATGGCTGGCCGAGCTGGTCGGACTGGTATAGATACAAAGGGAGAGAGTGTAAGTTTAGTCCTTTAGTGCTAGCTTTTGATATCACCTATTTAACTGATAGCAATATTTGTGTGTTATCATGTCCAAaattggagagtgttttctgtTTAAGAGCTGGACTAAATGGTGTCCTTTTCCCCATCCATTGATTTGATctgaagaaaatgaaattgtTGGAGAGCATTTCCTGTTTCTGAACTGGACTTAGTGATGTTCTTTTCCCATCCACTGATTTGctttcaagaaaatgaaattacttgtagattctttcttttcttgtattccATGTTTGGTATGAAACCAACTTCAGTTCTCTTAAATACTTATTCTGTGGGGAGCAAATGAATAAATGAGAGAGAATGTGTACAAATTTTAAGGCATTCAACTTGGTGTGGAGGGATTATTGTCTATTTCCTTCTTGGtgtttactttttcattttggagcttttttatttgtttggcTAATCTTTGGTTTCTATTGTAATATCACCTATATAATTAAAAAGTGTCATCTTGATTCTATATCTTTAACTTTCTGGATACAGGTTCTAATTTGCAAGCCAGAAGAGACCAAAAGAATTTTGGGGATCTTAAATGAGGGCTGTCCAGCACTGTATTCTTGCTTGTCAGAAGATAAAAATGGGATGACCCATGCAATATTGGAAGTTGTTGCTGGTGGGATTGTTCAAACTGCTAACGATATACATCGATATGTAAGGTGTACACTTCTCAACTCAACAAAACCATTTGGAGATGTTGTGAGATCAGCACAGGATTCTCTCCGCTGGCTATGCCATAAAAAGTTTCTTGAATGGAGTGAAGACACTAAGCTGTATACCACAACTCCTCTTGGCCGTGCATCTTTTGGCAGTTCTCTCAGCCCAGAAGAGTCAATGGTAAATTTCTGATTCTGCTGTATCTCTTCATTCTCTTTTCCGGTTTGCTTTCCTTTGATGTCTTAACATTGATTTGAGGCCACTTTTTGTAATTCTGCCCTACCAGAGAAGTGTATTATGTGAGTTTTTGTGACTTTGTTAACATTTCATTCTGTTCCACGTTCTTAATTTTTCCTAGATTGTGCTGGATGATTTGACGAGGGCAAGGGATGGATTTGTGCTAGCATCTGATTTACATTTGGTATACTTAGTAACACCGACAAATGTGGATGTTGAGCCAGACTGGGAGTTGTACTATGAAAGATTCATGGAGTTGTCTGCTCTAGATAAGGTAATTTTACTTCTTATTCTCCACTGGCCTTCCATGTTAATGTCATATTCTGCTCCATCTTTGGAGGATAACATCTTCAGTTGCGTATGTGCTAGCAAGTTTTACACTGTTTGACCCATAGAGGTGTGCATCATCTCATATGACAAATTATGTTACAAAATTGGCTGTTTTTATTGCTGGAAGTATAGGCATGCATGTCCCAGAATGCTGGTTTTGAAGTAAAGCACAAAACACTTGAGGCAAAAAATGACACCCATAGATGCATGATAACTGTACAGTAtctcttctttgtttttatttCCATCTAGGCTATTGTATTGTTTATACTTAGCATCTTTGGTTCTTTTCTCAATGGGATTGTCTTGTCTTATGTGCTTTTGCTTGGCCTGTGAGGTCCTGTATGTTTTACTTGGTCGAACTTATCCAGAATAAAACATGACATCATCTTGAAGCTGGTTTATACTGATAGCTGTATTTAGGACAATATGCGAACCATTTGCCAATGTTATTTATTTGCATACAACTTAAATTCTTTCCCCATATGAGATGCAGTCAGTTGGCAACCGAGTTGGAGTACAAGAACCATTTTTGATGCGTATGGCCCATGGAGCACCACTTCGCACCTCTAATAGATTGAAGAATAACAGCAAAGGCTTGCAGGCAAAACCAAATTGTATTGCAATGTGGAACTCTGCAATGCTTTCAGATGAACAAATGCTTCGAGTGTCCAGACGGTTTTATGTTGCTCTAATCTTGTTGACACTTGTGCAGGTGAAAGTTAATTCAATTATATGCATCTTCTTAAAAACAATAAGCCTATAATTGTTTTCATACCCTAACAAGATAATTTTATACTCATGTTCTAGGAAGTCCCCGTTGCTGAGGTGTGTGCGGCTTTTAAAGTGGCCAGAGGCATGGTTCAAGCTTTACAAGATAATGCAGGAAGGTTTGCATCCATGGTTTCTGTTTTCTGTGAAAGGCTTGGCTGGCATGATCTCGCAGATTTGGTTGCCAAGTTTCAGAATCGTGTTTCATTTGGAGTTAAGGCCGAGATAGTGGAGCTTACCACCATACCCTATGTTAAGGTTAGTTACATTGCCATATTGTCTTTTTTAAGGTTTTCAGGTGAATCTAAACAGAAACCTATACAACTTAGGGTTCGCGAGCTAGAGCACTTTATAAAGCTGGTCTGCGAACTCCTCAAACAATTGCTGAGGCATCAATTCCTGAGATTGCCAAAGCACTGTTTGAATCTTCATCATGGGCTGCACAAGGTACAATGTTGTAGTATCCCTTGAGATATTTGTTGGTTATGTGCTTCCTTCTGTTATTTCTAGCTTACATGCTTGTCATTTTGGGTAGATGAAGTTTAACTTTACTATATATTTAGTTAATAATTGCATGTAGCATATGCATGTTTGCACTTTGAATTCAAGTGTGTTGACAGGCTATTCGCTTCCCCCACTCTTATACATTTGAGTTTAGTTCGACTTCTGCTTATGTCATctgacttttcttttgtttgacaATTTATCATACCCATAGTGACTGGAAATGTTAGAATTGTGTATTGCATCAATGGAGATGACTATGAATTTATCTTCCCCTTTTATTCTTTTGCCACATGAACTCAGTATGTGGTAGTTGTGTGTCCCGCTTAAATTTCAAAGGATACAGTGGAGTTAGGTATTCATACACATGTTATATCACAAGGCTTTGACTTCCAGTCTAATGATTCCAATCGTATTGCAGCTGCGAAATTTGTAATAAGAAAAGCATATTGTGCTTATTTGGCTTTGCCATGTTTGTTGCATTATTTGTCTCCTAACTTTTCTCTGACCTGGTTCTACTCCATGGATAACTGGATATTAAAGGCACAGCACAGTGGAGAATACAATTGGGAGTTGCCAAGAAGATTAAAAATGGTGCACGAAGGATTGTTCTTGAGAAAGCAGAAGAGGCTAGGATTGCTGCTTTCTCAGCTTTCAAATCACTTGGACTTGAAGTTCCACCTCTTTCTCGACCCTTATTATCCATTGCTGCTGGAAATGCACCACAGAAAGAAGCATCCAGCTCTTCCGGAGAGGAGTCAACTAGTAGCTTTGGTGGTTTGAAACACAATGAGCAAACTGACAATATAACTGGGTTTGTATCAAAAGCTCATGAACAGAAGTTAGCGAGGACATCATTTACTGGGGTAAATTCAGCTGGTGCCAAGCAAGGTGAGGTTGTTGCCGACAAGACTGCATCAGTGATGGAAGGTCCTAATGCTCCTTACATGCATAATTCTACTTCTGATTATGTAGACAATGCAAACACTTCCCTATCTTGTCAATTATCTAGTATTAACCATGGAAGAAGTGGTTATGTTGACAAGATCGATAATTTTGGGGAGCAGCAGCAAAACAGAGGCATTCCACATACTGCAAGTAAAGAAAGGTTACTGGACAAAGGTCCCATAAACGCATCCAACATTCCTGGTGGATTTGACACTTTTTTAAACTGGTGGGATAATAGTCAAGAGTTTTACTTGGATGTTCACTTTAACAGAAGATCTGAAGTTAATTCAACTGTTCTTTTTGAAATACATGGTATGGCAATTTGTTGGGAGAATTCACCTGTGTATTATGTGAGTATTCCCAAGGATCTATTGTTGTCTAACAGCAGAAAGACGGATAAAATGTTGTCAAATATTTCTGCTGATAACGGGAATGTAATACCTCCAATGGATCAGTTTGATTTGGGCAAATCTCGCTGGCAAAGAATTGGAAAAATAATAGGGAAGAAAGATGTCagaaaattcacatggaatTCAAAAGTTCAGATACAGGTGCTTAGGTATCCTGCTGTTTCCATTCATAGGTTGGGTAACCTGAATTCTGCTGTCAAATCTGTGGGTCTGGAACTTATTGATGACTCATATTTTGTTCTGTCCCCCCTTTATGTGCAAAATTTTATAGACCTGTCTATTGCTGCGTGGATCCTCTGGCCTGATGAGGAGAAAAGTTCCAATCCTAATCTGGAAAAGGTAATCATCAGCGTCATGTCAACAATCTCACTATGACTTTCAGTAAaaagtattttttattataaagaaCTCGTTCGTTTTTCCACTGTCAACTTTAAGAAAGAACATTATTATGTTTGGTATAGCCATGAGTCAAGGATTCAAAAGTATATAGTACTTTTTTTTGATTTGGCATCAGCAGTAAGTGATGGTACCGTAATTCGTCATGGAAGAGGAGTACTAAAttacatctaaaaactatatgtGATTTGATCATTCCTGTGCACTGCTTTCTGGATTTAGTGCAGCATGGGATAGAAACAATGAATTAAGTTGTGTTTGCCACTGTACAAGTTCTATGAGTAGAAAAATAAGATCTTTGCCTAATTTGTTTGCTTAAATTATGGCTAGAAGTATGAGTACTTGTAGTTATGCAAAGTTTATATCTGCATGTGTAAATGGTGGATTTATGAAACCAAAATCAGGAGACGTGTTATAACCTGTATCtttgaaattttatcatttcttaATGTTACCTTTTGTTAATATCCTACTATTAATAAAGCGGGAGCAGCCAGTTTGGTGTTAAAAGAAATGTCACTTTTTGTATCTCCAAAAAACGTCCTTCTTCAAGATGTGCAGGTTTTGTATTTTACTGGTCAAATAAGTACTGCTTAGTTTGTTATGATCAGTTATAAATACTATTAATTAGCCCTaacattttgtttctttctacAATCCATATTTGTTTACAGAAAATTGtaactttttgacttttttttttttaaaatttgcacACCTGTGCATCAATGACAGGTAATCATGAATTCTCCAATTTTAGGTGTTGAAGTTACTTATTTTATCAAAGGAAAGAGTTCTAGTTTTGGCAATTTAACTAACAGTTGAGTGTCATACTTTTGGATTCAGCTGAAGATTGTAAAACTCAATAAAAGATTTATATCTATGTTCTGATTGCAAATTATATTGGGCCCACCAAGAACTCATAATGTGGagattgttttggaagaaagtgcATAATGCTAGGACTTATGAGGATCTTTCTCCTTGGACAGCTCATAATTCtatgtgtgtgaataatttcttttttctcctgaTAACAGTAATTGTTTTTGTTTATCGATTCTCAACTGTATTAGGATGAAAAATAGGTTGTAGATAGAATGTTATAAGCATCTTGGGGCGAAGGCTCTTTCATGTGTTTTATGATGTGTGATATAAATCTAAACACTTCTTTGGAAGTTATTAACTTGTCTACATCTCACGAGTAATTTCTGATCATATGtttgtttgtgtttacttgtattTTCTGAATTCTATATGTATTATATAGGAAATTAAGAAAAGGTTATCCTGCGAAGCGGCAGCAGCAGCTAGCCGGAATGGTAGATGGAAGAATCAAATGCGAAGAGTTGCTCATAATGGTTGCTGCAGACGGGTTGCACAAATACGAGCATTATCTTCTGTCCTTTGGAAATTACTAATATCTGAAGAACTTGTTGAAGCCTTTTTGAGCATTGAAATCCCACTGGTGAGAATTTTTCTTTATGAGAGAAGGATAAAGTTAGTTTAATTTAAATACATTTTGCATGGAGGATGATAGATGTGTTTTATAGATTTTCCACAACTTTGAATGTGCATCCAACAATGAAAATTGGATGGAAAGTAAATTGAATTTGTGGTGGCTTTGGAAATGTTAATTTGGGAAACAGATAAATCTTCTGTTCAAGCAACCGGTGATGATAGAAATGTTTCTATAAAGAGACTTCTATTCACACAATGGCTAGGGCCCTGGATTTTCTCCACTGAGATCAGCTGATGATTTTATTTTGATTAGTGGGAACCACCATCGTCTAATTCTGGAAGAGaatattcatttttcaaaaaagaaacATTCACTGGATTAGGCAGTGGATTTTCTGAACTGACGTCTGTTGATTATTTGATATGTACGATTGCAAATTCTTGAAATTACATACTAGAAGAAATATTTTTCATTGCATAGTAGAATTGGCTTTCGCTGCTTTTCCTTTTCTGGCTTGTATATCTTTTATGTCTGTGCTTTTCAGAAGGACATGCTCTCTTGCTTGCTTCTATGTACGTTCCTCAATATAAATTTTTGTTATCTTGTTTTGCAGGTCAATGTTCTTGCAGATATGGAGCTTTGGGGCATTGGCGTTGACATGGAAGGATGCCTTCTTGCACGGAATATcttgggaaaaaaattaaaatatcttGAGAAAGAAGCTCACCAGTTGGCTGGGATGTCATTTTCATTATACATGGCAGCAGATATTGCAAATGTACTGTATGAACACTTGAAGATTCCTATACCAGAAGGGCACAACAAAGGCAAATATCACCCTAGTACTGACAAGCGTTGTCTTGATTTGCTGAGGTATTGAAGGAGTTTTAGTGCTAATTGCTTTTTATTATGGGACAACCTTTTTATATGCCAATAAGCCTACTAATTATGAAAATTCTATGAACTTTATGTTAAGCAACATCTACATAACTTGCTGGTCCAACTGGCTGAACTGGAAAACTGGTGCAGCAAGTGTTGGCAATCTTGTCTATTGAAATTTTTAGCTTTCTTTTTGCTTCAATATGATTGTCTTAATTGTGAAGTAGACCACAAATAACGTAAGCCATTCAGTCCTTAATGAATCTTTACTATCTGATCGGAATTAATGATTTCATCAGGAAAAAAATCAACCATAAATATGATCCTATCATTTGCATATCCACATTTTCTGGATGGCATTTAGTTCTTATATTTTGACAAGTTTATGATATTTACATGAATGTTTTTGTAAAATAGCTAACCTGATGGTTGGGCTGGTTATTCAGCCAGATCCAATGACTGCATTATGGAGTTTGATATAAGCTATTCTGCACATGTGTCCTCATTTTGTTGGAAAACAGTTTAATATATATGAAGATATGTTTC
It includes:
- the LOC113704005 gene encoding helicase and polymerase-containing protein TEBICHI isoform X4, with protein sequence MFSRQPKNGPREALIPYVLQFLAMASGDSPRARIDQFFASKKKRKAISPSVKSKKVGKDAKIAVEGSPGTKGSLDNFLVGSEENKNSPNRAASESPVKRVPIKRNLTLEISLSSEDEKKDALLPMEVRSQGLDLFGDAQRVNSETSNDFGGSVAGASKEVPENAPAGEAENPELKRFATNFLSLYCSASVPSETNVHAIKRHGSPSALDSEDRSYKRRHCNINMSQLHVEGEGTCSGDVHSKPLQSAIIDESGNAVSKCSTKIELGDNETVPGTSLKRCVNASLTIDAAGCITPGSLNGKLGRPETPKSGRGSSIFSPGETFWKEAIQVADGLLIPKDNLHSQFALESQHLKPDKETSMANNLPGGGCGNKLNNLLDAGVARDSNGGINSVVGPLLKHSKDLVKEVSPLPVKHFDFSKIEDNNMDEETPSYVNLSSQHIIKGKTPGCASQNQENKQICHNLSPQHNAAHTECDLLGVQDMISKYDATENKLNIWAQDHSDMFTTKDRRLNDLTPKGGFNQDDSPSSFLPLEDRLDLNNWLPSELCSIYKKRGMSKLYPWQVDCLQVDGVLQNRNLVYSASTSAGKSFVAEILMLRRILSTGKMALLVLPYVSICAEKAEHLEVLLEPLGKQVRSYYGNQGGATLPKDTSVAVCTIEKANSLINRLLEEGRLSELGIIVIDELHMVGDQHRGYLLELLLTKLRYAAGEGSAESSSGESSGTGSSKADPVRGLQIVGMSATLPNVAAVADWLQAALYETDFRPVPLEEYIKVGYTIYNKEMNIVRTIPKIADIGGKDPDHIVELCNEIVQEGHSVLIFCSSRKGCESTARHVVKYLKKFSVSPQNGQNELMDLEFAIDALRRSPAGLDPVLEETLPAGVAYHHAGLTVEERETVETCYRKGFVRVLTATSTLAAGVNLPARRVIFRQPRIGRDFIDGTRYRQMAGRAGRTGIDTKGESVLICKPEETKRILGILNEGCPALYSCLSEDKNGMTHAILEVVAGGIVQTANDIHRYVRCTLLNSTKPFGDVVRSAQDSLRWLCHKKFLEWSEDTKLYTTTPLGRASFGSSLSPEESMIVLDDLTRARDGFVLASDLHLVYLVTPTNVDVEPDWELYYERFMELSALDKSVGNRVGVQEPFLMRMAHGAPLRTSNRLKNNSKGLQAKPNCIAMWNSAMLSDEQMLRVSRRFYVALILLTLVQEVPVAEVCAAFKVARGMVQALQDNAGRFASMVSVFCERLGWHDLADLVAKFQNRVSFGVKAEIVELTTIPYVKGSRARALYKAGLRTPQTIAEASIPEIAKALFESSSWAAQGTAQWRIQLGVAKKIKNGARRIVLEKAEEARIAAFSAFKSLGLEVPPLSRPLLSIAAGNAPQKEASSSSGEESTSSFGGLKHNEQTDNITGFVSKAHEQKLARTSFTGVNSAGAKQGEVVADKTASVMEGPNAPYMHNSTSDYVDNANTSLSCQLSSINHGRSGYVDKIDNFGEQQQNRGIPHTASKERLLDKGPINASNIPGGFDTFLNWWDNSQEFYLDVHFNRRSEVNSTVLFEIHGMAICWENSPVYYVSIPKDLLLSNSRKTDKMLSNISADNGNVIPPMDQFDLGKSRWQRIGKIIGKKDVRKFTWNSKVQIQVLRYPAVSIHRLGNLNSAVKSVGLELIDDSYFVLSPLYVQNFIDLSIAAWILWPDEEKSSNPNLEKEIKKRLSCEAAAAASRNGRWKNQMRRVAHNGCCRRVAQIRALSSVLWKLLISEELVEAFLSIEIPLVNVLADMELWGIGVDMEGCLLARNILGKKLKYLEKEAHQLAGMSFSLYMAADIANVLYEHLKIPIPEGHNKGKYHPSTDKRCLDLLRMYTFRPSGNTL
- the LOC113704005 gene encoding helicase and polymerase-containing protein TEBICHI isoform X2, which gives rise to MASGDSPRARIDQFFASKKKRKAISPSVKSKKVGKDAKIAVEGSPGTKGSLDNFLVGSEENKNSPNRAASESPVKRVPIKRNLTLEISLSSEDEKKDALLPMEVRSQGLDLFGDAQRVNSETSNDFGGSVAGASKEVPENAPAGEAENPELKRFATNFLSLYCSASVPSETNVHAIKRHGSPSALDSEDRSYKRRHCNINMSQLHVEGEGTCSGDVHSKPLQSAIIDESGNAVSKCSTKIELGDNETVPGTSLKRCVNASLTIDAAGCITPGSLNGKLGRPETPKSGRGSSIFSPGETFWKEAIQVADGLLIPKDNLHSQFALESQHLKPDKETSMANNLPGGGCGNKLNNLLDAGVARDSNGGINSVVGPLLKHSKDLVKEVSPLPVKHFDFSKIEDNNMDEETPSYVNLSSQHIIKGKTPGCASQNQENKQICHNLSPQHNAAHTECDLLGVQDMISKYDATENKLNIWAQDHSDMFTTKDRRLNDLTPKGGFNQDDSPSSFLPLEDRLDLNNWLPSELCSIYKKRGMSKLYPWQVDCLQVDGVLQNRNLVYSASTSAGKSFVAEILMLRRILSTGKMALLVLPYVSICAEKAEHLEVLLEPLGKQVRSYYGNQGGATLPKDTSVAVCTIEKANSLINRLLEEGRLSELGIIVIDELHMVGDQHRGYLLELLLTKLRYAAGEGSAESSSGESSGTGSSKADPVRGLQIVGMSATLPNVAAVADWLQAALYETDFRPVPLEEYIKVGYTIYNKEMNIVRTIPKIADIGGKDPDHIVELCNEIVQEGHSVLIFCSSRKGCESTARHVVKYLKKFSVSPQNGQNELMDLEFAIDALRRSPAGLDPVLEETLPAGVAYHHAGLTVEERETVETCYRKGFVRVLTATSTLAAGVNLPARRVIFRQPRIGRDFIDGTRYRQMAGRAGRTGIDTKGESVLICKPEETKRILGILNEGCPALYSCLSEDKNGMTHAILEVVAGGIVQTANDIHRYVRCTLLNSTKPFGDVVRSAQDSLRWLCHKKFLEWSEDTKLYTTTPLGRASFGSSLSPEESMIVLDDLTRARDGFVLASDLHLVYLVTPTNVDVEPDWELYYERFMELSALDKSVGNRVGVQEPFLMRMAHGAPLRTSNRLKNNSKGLQAKPNCIAMWNSAMLSDEQMLRVSRRFYVALILLTLVQEVPVAEVCAAFKVARGMVQALQDNAGRFASMVSVFCERLGWHDLADLVAKFQNRVSFGVKAEIVELTTIPYVKGSRARALYKAGLRTPQTIAEASIPEIAKALFESSSWAAQGTAQWRIQLGVAKKIKNGARRIVLEKAEEARIAAFSAFKSLGLEVPPLSRPLLSIAAGNAPQKEASSSSGEESTSSFGGLKHNEQTDNITGFVSKAHEQKLARTSFTGVNSAGAKQGEVVADKTASVMEGPNAPYMHNSTSDYVDNANTSLSCQLSSINHGRSGYVDKIDNFGEQQQNRGIPHTASKERLLDKGPINASNIPGGFDTFLNWWDNSQEFYLDVHFNRRSEVNSTVLFEIHGMAICWENSPVYYVSIPKDLLLSNSRKTDKMLSNISADNGNVIPPMDQFDLGKSRWQRIGKIIGKKDVRKFTWNSKVQIQVLRYPAVSIHRLGNLNSAVKSVGLELIDDSYFVLSPLYVQNFIDLSIAAWILWPDEEKSSNPNLEKEIKKRLSCEAAAAASRNGRWKNQMRRVAHNGCCRRVAQIRALSSVLWKLLISEELVEAFLSIEIPLVNVLADMELWGIGVDMEGCLLARNILGKKLKYLEKEAHQLAGMSFSLYMAADIANVLYEHLKIPIPEGHNKGKYHPSTDKRCLDLLRNEHPIIPVIKEHRTFAKLLNCTLGSICSLSKLSARTQRYTLHGHWLQTSTATGRLSMEEPNLQCVEHVVDFKMNRIDLDGKELVDEYHKVNAREFFVATQDNWYLLTADYSQIEMRLMAHFSKDPSLVELLNKRDSDVFSMIAAKWTGKVESSVSSQERDQTKRLVYGMLYGMGANSLAEQLNCTSDEAAERIRCFKTSFPGVATWLQEVVTSCRQKGYVKTLKGRKRFLAKIKFGNSKEKSKAHRQAVNSICQGSAADIIKIAMINLHSVVAEDADTSCSSCVLAEKFHMLKGRCRILLQVHDELVMEADPLVVKEAGLLLQLSMESAASLLVPLLVKVKVGKTWGSMEPFHPE
- the LOC113704005 gene encoding helicase and polymerase-containing protein TEBICHI isoform X3, coding for MFSRQPKNGPREALIPYVLQFLAMASGDSPRARIDQFFASKKKRKAISPSVKSKKVGKDAKIAVEGSPGTKGSLDNFLVGSEENKNSPNRAASESPVKRVPIKRNLTLEISLSSEDEKKDALLPMEVRSQGLDLFGDAQRVNSETSNDFGGSVAGASKEVPENAPAGEAENPELKRFATNFLSLYCSASVPSETNVHAIKRHGSPSALDSEDRSYKRRHCNINMSQLHVEGEGTCSGDVHSKPLQSAIIDESGNAVSKCSTKIELGDNETVPGTSLKRCVNASLTIDAAGCITPGSLNGKLGRPETPKSGRGSSIFSPGETFWKEAIQVADGLLIPKDNLHSQFALESQHLKPDKETSMANNLPGGGCGNKLNNLLDAGVARDSNGGINSVVGPLLKHSKDLVKEVSPLPVKHFDFSKIEDNNMDEETPSYVNLSSQHIIKGKTPGCASQNQENKQICHNLSPQHNAAHTECDLLGVQDMISKYDATENKLNIWAQDHSDMFTTKDRRLNDLTPKGGFNQDDSPSSFLPLEDRLDLNNWLPSELCSIYKKRGMSKLYPWQVDCLQVDGVLQNRNLVYSASTSAGKSFVAEILMLRRILSTGKMALLVLPYVSICAEKAEHLEVLLEPLGKQVRSYYGNQGGATLPKDTSVAVCTIEKANSLINRLLEEGRLSELGIIVIDELHMVGDQHRGYLLELLLTKLRYAAGEGSAESSSGESSGTGSSKADPVRGLQIVGMSATLPNVAAVADWLQAALYETDFRPVPLEEYIKVGYTIYNKEMNIVRTIPKIADIGGKDPDHIVELCNEIVQEGHSVLIFCSSRKGCESTARHVVKYLKKFSVSPQNGQNELMDLEFAIDALRRSPAGLDPVLEETLPAGVAYHHAGLTVEERETVETCYRKGFVRVLTATSTLAAGVNLPARRVIFRQPRIGRDFIDGTRYRQMAGRAGRTGIDTKGESVLICKPEETKRILGILNEGCPALYSCLSEDKNGMTHAILEVVAGGIVQTANDIHRYVRCTLLNSTKPFGDVVRSAQDSLRWLCHKKFLEWSEDTKLYTTTPLGRASFGSSLSPEESMIVLDDLTRARDGFVLASDLHLVYLVTPTNVDVEPDWELYYERFMELSALDKSVGNRVGVQEPFLMRMAHGAPLRTSNRLKNNSKGLQAKPNCIAMWNSAMLSDEQMLRVSRRFYVALILLTLVQEVPVAEVCAAFKVARGMVQALQDNAGRFASMVSVFCERLGWHDLADLVAKFQNRVSFGVKAEIVELTTIPYVKGSRARALYKAGLRTPQTIAEASIPEIAKALFESSSWAAQGTAQWRIQLGVAKKIKNGARRIVLEKAEEARIAAFSAFKSLGLEVPPLSRPLLSIAAGNAPQKEASSSSGEESTSSFGGLKHNEQTDNITGFVSKAHEQKLARTSFTGVNSAGAKQGEVVADKTASVMEGPNAPYMHNSTSDYVDNANTSLSCQLSSINHGRSGYVDKIDNFGEQQQNRGIPHTASKERLLDKGPINASNIPGGFDTFLNWWDNSQEFYLDVHFNRRSEVNSTVLFEIHGMAICWENSPVYYVSIPKDLLLSNSRKTDKMLSNISADNGNVIPPMDQFDLGKSRWQRIGKIIGKKDVRKFTWNSKVQIQVLRYPAVSIHRLGNLNSAVKSVGLELIDDSYFVLSPLYVQNFIDLSIAAWILWPDEEKSSNPNLEKEIKKRLSCEAAAAASRNGRWKNQMRRVAHNGCCRRVAQIRALSSVLWKLLISEELVEAFLSIEIPLVNVLADMELWGIGVDMEGCLLARNILGKKLKYLEKEAHQLAGMSFSLYMAADIANVLYEHLKIPIPEGHNKGKYHPSTDKRCLDLLRNEHPIIPVIKEHRTFAKLLNCTLGSICSLSKLSARTQRYTLHGHWLQTSTATGRLSMEEPNLQCVEHVVDFKMNRIDLDGKELVDEYHKVNAREFFVATQIILRLKCD